The stretch of DNA CCCACCCTAGCCCGGCCAGTTGGTCGAGAAAGGGCTTTTCGACGTGGTTGCGTTCGTCGATTTTGATGGCGGGTGGGGTTTTGTCTGAATGTGGCATTTCTATCACCAAATTACTGGCAAATACTGCCATTGCCGGATCTTCTCATCTTTTGAAATTAAGGAAGCCTTATGAATTAAGCTACTCGCTACAATTAATCGATCAGCAGGATCTCCATGAAAATCTCCTGGTAGACGGGTGGATAGTACGGCAATCTCAGGAGTTAAAGGTAATAGAATCACCCTAGGACGTTGGAATGCAATGTCAAGCCAGACCTGCACATCCATAGATAAACTGATCCTGCCTTTGGAGTCCAGCATGGCTAGTTCCCAGCAGCTAATTGCAGGAATTGCAATTTGGTCAGCATTAGCAATCGCATTGATGGCTTTTCGGGAGAGAGCGCTAGATTCATTCATCCACCAAATCCAGGCGTGAGTATCTAAGATGATCATTGATCAGCATCCCATTCAACATCAATGGGCGAAATGATATCCTGCTCGAATAACACACTTCCTTTCAGTGGATTAAAATCAACGTCATTATCGGGTTGATTTGGGTTAATGGCTGGTCGCTTGAAAGCCAAAATAATACGATGCAAAATGTCAAGATAGGCTTCATCAAGCGTGTCAATTTCTAGCTTTAACTTTTCGCGACTCATCATAATAAATAGCTCCTAGGCTAATGTGAGAAATGTTAACGAAATCCTGGGGTTAGGCTTGGCCAAAGGGTGTCGGCTCTAGCAAGGGGGTAACGGGTACTTTGCCAGTAAGAAGGTCTTGCATTAATCCTAATTTCTGTCGCTTGATTTTCGAACAACTTTCTTCAAGGATATTTTCTGCTTGTTCAATTTCTCTAAGACGCTCTTCAATCAAAACTTGCTCTTCATACTTTGGCAGAGAAATTTTTAGCGAAGCCATGATTCCAATATTTAGATTCACCATTGTTGAGCCAACAGCCTGTATGCCGATTTGTAGTTGTGTCGTGTAGTATCTATATATTTCAGCCATCCATTTCGATGAGAGGGCTTTCTGAGGCGGTCTCATCAAAAAGCACCCAGAGCCGCAAACCCATCCTTTCTGATCCTGCTTAATGAAGGCACATCTGGACAGATCGCCGCGCCGAGCAAATATCAGATCATTCGGCAACATCCTATGCCTTTCTAAGTCATTGGCCCGATCTTCTGGAATTCGCGCA from Leptolyngbya sp. KIOST-1 encodes:
- a CDS encoding type II toxin-antitoxin system VapC family toxin — protein: MIILDTHAWIWWMNESSALSRKAINAIANADQIAIPAISCWELAMLDSKGRISLSMDVQVWLDIAFQRPRVILLPLTPEIAVLSTRLPGDFHGDPADRLIVASSLIHKASLISKDEKIRQWQYLPVIW